The stretch of DNA attgcatatgaatttgtcatccaaataataaaaggaATTCATATAGAGCAGGAACTTAACAATGCAAAATGATTTAAAGCCAAATACCAAGTTTGAACTTAAATTAGACAACACGAAATAAGATTGTTAGAAATCACACACCATCTACTAaagttaaacataaaaataatatctcaTTTAGTTTAGAAAAACATAGCAAGTCCGAAGTGGGTATGGTCAGGATAGTGACCAAACCCAATCTATTCTCATCGCTGGGGTCATGTTCTGGAAGACATTTAGGACATGAGGATCCATAAACGCTTTTACTGCACGAAGATGAAAGTCCGGTGGTAGGGGAGGGGTGATATCCTGCAAAAACTTCATACACTGTGCTACACTGTTAAAGCCTGCATCTGACCCACTATTCGATCCTTCTCCTCTACTTCGCTTGGTGCTGCAAAGTTCAAGCATCTTTGCATCCAATTCTAGCCGTTGTTCAGAAGTGGCGGCAAGTTTCTGTATGGCATCACTAAGCACTGGTGAGAATGATGGTCCGGCTGCGTCCCTACGTCGCCTACGAGGAGCCCTTCGCTGTGAGACCCCTCTTTGAGTCGATGGAGTCATGGTAATGTCATCCAAATCAACCGTCGTGTCTAATCCAACGCCACTACCCAACACGGGACCTCGGGCCCTCAATTCCTCCTCCAGGTGCTGCTCCTCCTCTCTAGAAGGGGGTTCTTGCGTTGAAGCATAATGCAAGACCCCTGTTGCGACGGCCTGACCAAAAATCGTGCAAAGGATGTCGTAGTTGGCACAGCCGTTGGTCTTGTACTTTTTCCACTGGGATCGGACCTaagaaatagtaaaaataattacacaagtTGAAACAAAttgataaaatcatttaatcatttaattggccataaattataaattgataaaagcatttaatcatatatttagccataaattatataaagaaaatgcaagaaatcTCAAATACATGAAGGTTAAGCCAAATGAAGACGGTGTTTACCCGGATCGCGTTTGCCCAATGTTCTTCCGTAACAACAACAGTTTTTGTGATGGGGTTCCAACCCATCCCCGTTTGGCCCATTAAATCTGTAAACTCGCGTTGCGTCTTCTTAAGACGGGCAATTTTTCCCTTCACTTGTAATGCATTAACTGGTCTAATTCCAAGTTGATTGAGGCGTGTGACAAGTCGGTCTATGTCACGACTTGTAACTCTAGACCCCACCAATTTACCCTCCAATGTTTCCTGGTACAAAATATCAACCAACACCTCCTCCAACCCACCAGACCACAGTTCACGATCACATATAACCTCTATGTCATCCATGGTATGCTGCTAATGGCGAACAATGACAATGCAAATAATAGACAATACACTTACGAGTAAGAACAATGCAAAAATGTATTTGTACTGGCAATGTTTTAATACCTTGTTCGAGGACCTGCTGGATGAGCGTAGAAAGTAGGGTTGCAATTCAAACATAGCAATTAGAATGAAATCTGCTTTTTCCAGTGAGCTCGATTAACAAACTTAAAAGCAGAACAGGCCTCTTACAGTTCTGAcagttaaattgaaattttcataatttagaCGCAAAAACTTCTGCACAGATTGGCGTTcccctctatatatatatatctaatatctTTGCAGATTCAATATGATGACTCTCTGACTCAGTAATTGAATGTCTATGGAACTAAATTATGAGCATTAGAACTAATCATATCCTATATTCTCGAAGCTGTTGGAGCACGCGGGGATTAGAACTAATCATATCCTATAGAAAGTAGGGCTGCAAGTCATACATAGCAATTAGAATGAAGGTGTAAAACCCACAAATGAAACAAATACTACccagtttaaaataatatatatatatatataaaatgaaggtgtaaaacaaattatttttaataatttgagggTGTAATGTGTCGGTTTTAATATTTTGGAGTTGCTAAGTACAAAAGTTCTAATAGATTGCAAGGTGTACTTATTCAGAATAAAAATCTAttccaaaattaccaacaaaCAAATTGTAAcgagaaaatataaaactaaaaagtagacaagaaaataaaatagagttgGAAATGAAAACTCTTTAAAAGAAGTTTATAGAATTATATTACTTTTGTACTGtatcattaatttctttgcCCGAATCTCTCACTACCAGCTCAACCTCTTCCAGTTATTGCTGACGCGTCCCCCACCCTTGTCCATAACCTCACTAGTAATAATCCCTCTCTTCGTTATCTCTACAACCATTTCCCCCCTCCTAAAAATATATTCCCCTTCTCCCTCAAGAGTACCCTCCCCTCATAACAATGCAagtttcttttgatgtttttcttaaagatcaaaagaaataaacttatatataaacgACTATTAGCCACTACGATCACATCACTGTTTGTAAAATTATCAAGCCTACGTAGCCATGTAGGGATATGCACTCCTGGTCTCAAAGGGCCACTTATgttgattaaaaatatcatcataAGTGGCCCTTTACTCGGCAGGAAGCACGGGAAGGTGCTGACCCCCCAAACCCCAACATTGAAGCCTTTATACTTTGAAAAGCAACCCATAAAACAAACAGCTCAACTCTCCCACCCTTGGGAAAAGATCAAATAATCTAGGCAACTATTTTGCCATATCTACCTGAATACTTAATTCATATCtgtaaactagagagagagagagagaaatggtcTTATACTGGTTTCTAATCTCTGGAAATCGAGTAATGACCTCAGACCTATCTTGGGAAATTGACTGAAACTAATGGACTGGActtgatcatattttttatagctTCAAATGACTTTGCACTGTTTTCTTCTGtttgttttgtatatataagCACAGACACCTGATGTTTATTGCACCATAACAAATTAGGACCGCAGTAGATATGAATtatttgttgaggaataatcccacattgactgtggacaaggtcttgggcatgtttataagcaatgagcaatcctctcttatacaaccggttttatgagatgagttaggcccattaatttcatcatggtatcagagcctgccacaggacgaatgtgggcctacactgcttaccccgtgacaaggaccaaaaaaaatactggcctgcacgtgagggagggtgttgaggaataatcccacattgactgtggacaaggtcttgggcatgtttataagcaatgagcaatcctctcttatacaaccggttttatgagatgagttagacccATTAATTTCATCAAACCACcggcatacatacatacatacatatatgtgtatatatatatatatacacacacacagagaaacATATCATGGAGCTGTTCTGCACTCAAAATACCCGGCAATGTTATTATCTCTTTCATCAAAGAAGAGTGGCCACCATCATTAATCCACTAAATGTGTTTGCTATTTTattgggctatatatatatatatatgcttatgtGTAAAAGTACTATCGATCTAAAGCATTTCATCCAGTTAGAAATCGAAAAAAATACTATCATGTCATCTCTGAATTGTAATGCTAGTAGCTATGTTtcacacttttttcttttaaaatgcaGTATATATCTTCAGTACTACtgctgagtttttttttaatgcagtATAGGAAAAATGGACCTATGGAGCCATTTGTttctaatctctctctcattcagtAGTGCCAATTACAATCCAATAGTTATTTAAAATTGCAGCCCCGACGTTTGAGTAAATACTTATGACATGCATATACGCCAAATGCTTAAAATAAAGTTCAGATAGTTGCTTACCCGGTAAGAGCGCGTCTTCGGAGCCGTGATTACTAATCTCTTGATGGCTCGCCTTCGATTGCGAAGCTTCACCGTGGAGGTGCTTTGCTTCCGTAGTAAAATTGTGGTGGGTTTAGTTGAGCTCGGTACAGGCATTATATAGGAATACAACACAGAGCAGGGCACGGGTTTACAATAGCAGATGGAAAGTTGATTGGATTGCTGCTTGAGAGTAGAGATCAGTTTGTAAGAAGGAATCAAGTCGTACGCAGATGCGTTCTGTTTATTACCACGCCGAAAGGATGTTCGCTAGGGGCTGCAATGAGCTCAGACGGGAAGGACAAGCCCAAAGGTCCTTCGCCACTGTTGGAGCACGAGGGCTGGAAAGGATGGTGGATTTGACGAGGGGAACGTCTTCCGTTCAAACAGGGGCTGCACACATCTAACATCCAACCCCTCGACTATGGGGGACGATGGTGGGATTCGATTGCCCTACTTTCGTGATCTGCCTTCTTGCAATTCCAACTAGGCTTCACAATGGCGCCCGATCAAGATGTTGGCTATGGAGGAATCCACTCGGTTTTGAATGAAATGGGAGTTTTGGAAATGTTGGGGATGAAGGacgggaaagagagagggagagacagtCAGAGGAGTTATTATAACGGACTGTGTTGAAAGACAAAGCATTCAGGAATCTCTGCTGAAAGTAGCCAAGATGAGTTTAcggattaaaataatttcaaattcgGGCTTCATGTGTGTTTGGGTGACAGAGCTCAGTTCAAAtttgaactgagttgagatgCTTTCagcatccaaacgaagcctaaagtAAGGATATAAAGTAAGTCCTCAGCAGTACGAACTATCGAAACAtctgaaattcaaaaataaatttcagtCCTCCCCGCGCTCTCTCCCCACTCATCATCTCTCTCGCAACTTCGCCCATCGGCATCGTTCGGCGCGTCCATCTCATGTGAGTATCTCTCctccgcctctctctctctctctctctctctctccattggtTTTGGCCGACAATGGTTGACGTTTACTGGTTATATGTGCTGCCACCATCACCGTTGCAACTCCAGCGCTGCCATAAACACCGCCTGAGACGCCCCTCTCGAACTTCTAAGTAAGCCCAAGTTGTTTCTCTCCCCCCTCGTACGCTTGCATGGGCCCTAACCTCTCTTGTGAAAAATCATAGATTGGtccacccccacccaccggcgacacGCTCCATTGGTACAAGATTGATCTACCTCTCCCTATCTCTATGGCTTAAATTGTCATAGGCCGTTGTGAATAATGTCCGAAtggacattttttttctctcagctAGATTGTTCTCTTGTTTTAGTCAATCTTTGTTGTGATTCATTCATTATATGCCCATTCCCCCCCTAATTTGGTTTTCATTGCTGCATATTCGGTGGCTGGTTGTGATTGCTATGTATTATTCTCCCTGAGTCGGTTGCGAATTTGGCCCTCTACCTCTTCACAATTGAAGCTTTCAGCAAAATCCCTTGCAACAAATAAATCTAACTAACCAAGAAATTTACAGTTTTGGATTAatctaatatctaaaaaaaGGATATAGGGATATCTGAAATATTAAAACGAAAGGATCTAGGGATTCAATAAAAACCTAGGAGGTGAGATTGTTTGCACTTGCTCATGTTCTTGATTATGCCTGGAAATGGATATTAATCATAATCCGTACTTGACTTGTTATTCCtgggtttttattattttttgaggttTTGGTTGATCAAaggcctttatttttttagttctttaagCAAAATCAGAGGCCTAGAATAAGTTCCATTTTGGAGTTTGATATATAGGTTTGTAAACCTGGTTTCTTTCCATCTTTTGGTTGAGATTATGTAGGTAACACATTGAATTTGCCTGCAAACTCAAGGCACTTCctgttattttagtggagtcAATTAGGGATTGAAATGTTTGTAAAGATTAgttctttattcttttatttcgtGCACTTTGAATGTGGTCCGTCTTGGATAAATTTTCATGCACTTTGAATATGGTATTGGATAAGTCAAGTTATTTCTTTGGTTTGCAGTTTGGCCAATCATGCAGCTTTTTCACTtgggtagaaaaaaaaaaatcctaaatatggTACAAGCATGACAGAAAGGGAACTAAATGAACAGTTGGTGTCTGAAGCTGCTCAAATTCATTTAATGAACGAACATGAGGTATCCAAAGCACAGGACGATGATGGAACCAAAAGTTGTTCGACATCGAGTAGAACTTGAAAAGCCAAACACTGGAGCAAAAAATTAGTGACTTTTAGTTAGAGATATTTTGAAAACTTATAATGTTGTAAGCTTATAATGTTGTAATTAGTGACTTTAGTTAGAGATATTATGGATTGTAAGTAGGGGATATTTTACACTTTCACTTATTGATGTAAATAGTTGTTGGTTAATTGCAGGTGAGAGTTGTGCTTGCATTTAACACACAGGTATTTGTTCGTTATTTTCATTACACATGTATTTAGAGACATGTTGATTAAAAACTTTGGAAAATGGGGGAAAAGGACTTTCAAACTGTAATACTTTCATGTGGAAAGGTATCAACAACCACCTAATTCACCACTTGTTTTAGTGCTATTCCAAAACATCTAGTTTTtaacataatcattttaaacataTTACAATGAAATAGTAGACATTACAACTCGGCCAAAAAATCCACGCATTACAATTAATTTTCCACTGACCTATTACACATTACAATACAACCAGAAACAGTATACAACTAAATTTCAATTAATCTACCACATGACAATCAACCAAAATCTGTACACATTATAACTAATTTTCAACCAGACCAAAACACTATCCCTATCCAAAATTGTACACATTACAATATGATTTGGCTCTCTTGTAACATTTGACCTTCACAAAATGGCCATTACCCTCGtgggaaaaatataaaaaatcatggaAGCATCATATAAGTAGAACCATACATTCCAAAATGATAAATGTAACACCCTCTATTTTAGTAGAACCCGCCATTACTTAGAACCAGCTCAGGTACAAAAACTAGGGAAGCCAGGGACACAAGGTAGAACCAACCTAGGGGCACAAATGATCGAGTAGAACCAGCTATCAGAATCAAATATGCAACCACAACCACATCGTGGAAAAATCCAGTTGAGGGACACAAAAAATGCCCATTCTAGCATTAGTCACAACAACCTCCTATGTGGCCATATCTCAACAGTGACAGGGAGAGGCATGACGGTACCTCTATGCTGGCGCGTCTTGTTGGCCGCATCGAAGGTGTAGTGGCAGTGGAAGGCATCACCCATGGGCGGGTGGACCAATCTATGATTTTTGCACAAGAGGGGTTACAGCACATGCAAGTGTACGAGGGGGAGAGGAACGACTTGGGGCTTACCTAGAGGCATGAGAAGGGCGTCTTAGGCACTCTGTATCACTGGAGTTCCGATAGTGGAGGTGGGGGCGGCACCTGAAACCAGTAAACATCAACCATTTTCTACCAATGGCCCAAAACaggtggggagagagagagagagagagagagttgaggagagatggagggagggagagagactCCTGTGATGAGTGTCGAACAGTCTCGGTGGGCAGAACTGCAACAGAGATGATGCGGAGGAAGAGAGCGCGGGGAGGactgaaatttatttttgaatttgaaatgtgTCGATAGGCTGTATTGTTAGCAGTTATTTTAGATGTTTTAAAAACTAAGCTGCCACGTCATGGGAGGTAAACGAGTTGTAGACGGGAGGGATGGGTATCACTCATTCCGAAGCACTTTGGTAAAAGATCTTATTTGACACACGGATGGcctcatatatgatatatgtgaGGAATTTATTTGGGCAAGAGAGTGTTCCGTTCAAGTTACGTAACTTTTACTGCctttaaattatattgtatTATTAAACTGGAGGCCAGTACATATTAAAACTTTGATGTATTCTTTTTGGTTACTATACAAATTCCAAATGCATTTTTTGGGTCTGAAAATGCttgaatatttttggtatttcTAATATGTCTGATCCGATAAGTGTATGTGCATTTATGCGTGCAAGGTtgcatatttgattttttgtgtTTCTTGTAAGACGTCTCATTAGGGCTGGGCACCGACCGTTTcagagtcggagggcccaacttccgactccgactttgtcggagatCGAATCGACTCCGACTCTGAGATGAAGAGAATCCGCTCCGCCTCTGACTTCAACTTGTCAGAGCGGAGttggatttttggatttttttttaattttttttaacttcatatttgacccactttttaaaaaaaaaaaaaaaaaattgtgggctttcaaatttcaattttctcaaaattacaatttaaacttattaaacttttgattataataaaaaatacaactaaataaaacaattaacatactaacatacattcaaaattaaaaataaaaagaaagtcatatttttacatgtactcccatcatccatgattccatatccacatccaactaatcattacaataaacaaaggcaccgtatacgaaatgaagattaaaaaaagaaaggcaacgtatagttactatagtatactattataattactatgaatctatttttaattgtattatatatatatatatgaagattcataaaaaatatatgatatatattattatatatgaatattaaaaaaagaggcaccgtatatgaaatgaagattcaaaaaatagtattactattttatatataatatagtattactattatatactattagtctattactatatcttatagtataattactaatactatagtatcatactattagtatgttagtgatttaatattatatatatattaaatctctaatctcttatacttgatatatatattaatatatataaatattagtaatacactaatagtattagtatattagtattagtattagttatactagtagtgatattagttatactaataattatattagtattagttattatattagtattagttattattaatactatatattatactaatagtgatattaatactatatatagttatagtgattagtataactacattagtattagttatagtgatttagtataactatataatatattaatataagttatagtgatttagtataggtataatagtataagttataactatagtctataatagtatttgtataaatattagtattagttatagtgatttagtataactatattaatataagttatagtgatttagtataggtataatactataagttataattatagtctatattagtattattagttatagtgattagtataattatatattagtatttgctatagtgattttaatttagtataactatataatactattagtataaatcattgtactaactatatcactgatagtattagtatactaatactagtatgtcactatagttaatagtatcatatagtaatatagtattagtaattaatactatagtgatttatatagtaatttatatatagacttaaagtggattactaatagtattagtattagaccataaatctaattaatatagtaatgtatattagaattattaatatatttatcaaaaggaatatgttgagaatttattaagtcaaaaaatataattaatacaagataatgttatataaaatttatatgaataatactttagttattatacattagtattatatattatt from Juglans regia cultivar Chandler chromosome 4, Walnut 2.0, whole genome shotgun sequence encodes:
- the LOC108992592 gene encoding uncharacterized protein LOC108992592 isoform X2: MPVPSSTKPTTILLRKQSTSTVKLRNRRRAIKRLVITAPKTRSYRVRSQWKKYKTNGCANYDILCTIFGQAVATGVLHYASTQEPPSREEEQHLEEELRARGPVLGSGVGLDTTVDLDDITMTPSTQRGVSQRRAPRRRRRDAAGPSFSPVLSDAIQKLAATSEQRLELDAKMLELCSTKRSRGEGSNSGSDAGFNSVAQCMKFLQDITPPLPPDFHLRAVKAFMDPHVLNVFQNMTPAMRIDWVWSLS
- the LOC108992592 gene encoding uncharacterized protein LOC108992592 isoform X1, giving the protein MDDIEVICDRELWSGGLEEVLVDILYQETLEGKLVGSRVTSRDIDRLVTRLNQLGIRPVNALQVKGKIARLKKTQREFTDLMGQTGMGWNPITKTVVVTEEHWANAIRVRSQWKKYKTNGCANYDILCTIFGQAVATGVLHYASTQEPPSREEEQHLEEELRARGPVLGSGVGLDTTVDLDDITMTPSTQRGVSQRRAPRRRRRDAAGPSFSPVLSDAIQKLAATSEQRLELDAKMLELCSTKRSRGEGSNSGSDAGFNSVAQCMKFLQDITPPLPPDFHLRAVKAFMDPHVLNVFQNMTPAMRIDWVWSLS